A genomic stretch from Corynebacterium kutscheri includes:
- a CDS encoding Rieske (2Fe-2S) protein: protein MSESPMCSRRMFLLGTATTFAGALLTACGGENPPTTVAADDVPVGGAIIVDSFIIAQPTAGEYKAYSTACTHQNGVIDRIEGQVAICPKHNSHFSTVDGSVIEGLARDPLIAKTITHDGDTLELS from the coding sequence ATGTCTGAGTCACCCATGTGCAGCCGCAGAATGTTTCTTCTAGGAACAGCAACAACTTTTGCTGGCGCGCTTCTTACCGCCTGTGGTGGCGAAAACCCACCGACAACTGTTGCCGCCGATGATGTTCCAGTTGGTGGTGCCATTATCGTCGATAGTTTTATTATTGCTCAGCCCACAGCAGGGGAGTACAAAGCCTATTCCACTGCCTGCACCCACCAAAATGGTGTGATTGACCGCATTGAAGGACAAGTAGCAATTTGTCCTAAGCATAATTCACATTTTTCTACCGTCGATGGTTCAGTTATCGAAGGTCTCGCTCGCGACCCGCTGATTGCCAAAACCATAACCCATGACGGCGATACTCTTGAACTAAGCTAA
- a CDS encoding bile acid:sodium symporter family protein, which produces MLTRLKKVDVLIVLIILAVIVAIIAPAQGEFAQWFSLATKVAIAVLFFLYGARLSTNEALDGLKNWKLHLTILCFTFVLFPIIGLILQPLGHVIGESMYLGILYLTLVPSTVQSSVAFTSIARGNVAGAIVSASISNLLGVVLTPLLVMALMSNVSEAHINVDGKVFADIAIQLLLPFILGQLCRRWVADFAAKKGTKIVDRGSITMVVYSAFSAGIVAGIWSQINVQQIVFLTLLSIALVCLMLWLTNLISRLLRFSRADRIAIAFCGSKKSLATGLPMASVIFASTEVGLLILPLMIFHQVQLMICSWLATRYSKQDPTEELSQGVSL; this is translated from the coding sequence ATGCTCACTCGATTGAAAAAAGTCGATGTCCTTATTGTGCTGATTATTCTTGCGGTCATTGTCGCAATTATTGCACCAGCCCAAGGGGAATTCGCACAGTGGTTTTCTCTTGCCACTAAGGTTGCTATCGCAGTGCTCTTCTTCCTCTATGGCGCTCGATTATCGACGAATGAAGCCCTCGACGGCTTAAAAAATTGGAAATTGCACCTTACTATTTTGTGTTTTACCTTTGTGCTTTTCCCAATTATCGGCCTTATACTTCAACCTCTAGGCCATGTGATTGGCGAGTCTATGTACTTAGGTATTTTGTATCTCACCTTAGTGCCTTCGACCGTGCAATCCTCGGTAGCCTTCACTTCTATTGCGCGCGGTAACGTTGCTGGTGCGATCGTCAGTGCGTCGATAAGCAATTTATTAGGCGTTGTACTTACTCCACTACTGGTCATGGCTTTGATGTCGAATGTGAGCGAAGCACATATCAATGTCGATGGCAAAGTTTTTGCTGATATTGCAATTCAACTTTTACTGCCTTTTATTCTAGGGCAGCTATGTCGACGTTGGGTCGCGGATTTTGCGGCGAAAAAGGGCACAAAAATCGTTGATCGCGGCTCAATTACCATGGTGGTGTACTCGGCTTTTTCCGCCGGCATTGTGGCAGGAATTTGGTCACAGATCAATGTGCAACAAATAGTATTCCTTACTCTTTTATCTATTGCACTAGTTTGCCTCATGTTGTGGCTAACTAATCTGATCTCACGATTACTCCGCTTTTCTCGGGCAGATCGCATTGCTATTGCTTTTTGTGGTTCCAAAAAATCACTAGCTACCGGCTTACCCATGGCCTCGGTAATTTTTGCTAGTACTGAGGTTGGTCTACTCATTTTGCCGCTGATGATTTTCCATCAAGTGCAATTAATGATCTGCTCATGGCTTGCCACCCGCTATAGTAAGCAAGATCCCACTGAAGAACTGAGCCAAGGAGTAAGCCTATGA
- a CDS encoding anthranilate synthase component 1, with protein sequence MSTYFFTGHRSVRYHENTSSLFHALGGIDRCDTVLLESSDIASKKNTTSICVLKAALRVSCHGHDVEAVALTSVGKLILKQLCTQLFHYLIVDNENEIEAEKAVFRFPISQAADERERLQAPSNIEVLRALQHDAGYSSKSLPFIAGGFAFDYLETFENLPAVETAANIYPDYQFVVAEHLLKVDHLNATSTLEILANSAEALENELSTLSEKIAHNIYENTASNPSTNVDNPETLKVTADISDAEFRKQVAALQEEIRRGEIYQVVPARTFSAYCPDSFAAYQMLRASNPSPYMFYLRGVINDRNYELIGASPESNLKFDASTRKIQLYPIAGTRPRGLNPDGSVNHELDIRAELEMRTNTKEIAEHTMLVDLARNDLARVAVPATRRVTDLLQVDRYSRVMHLVSRVTATLHKDFDALDAYRACMNMGTLTGAPKLRAMELLRGVEKHRRGSYGGAVGYLAGDGSMDTCIVIRSAFIVDQKAVVQTGAGVVRDSQPQAEADETVHKAYAVLHALATAQNKTVSVVR encoded by the coding sequence AGAATACCTCGTCACTTTTTCATGCCCTCGGGGGAATAGATCGTTGCGATACCGTGCTGCTAGAAAGTTCTGATATTGCATCAAAAAAGAACACCACTTCAATTTGCGTTCTCAAAGCTGCCCTACGAGTGAGCTGTCATGGCCACGATGTTGAAGCCGTAGCTTTAACTAGCGTAGGAAAACTTATTCTTAAACAGTTATGCACACAGCTTTTCCACTACCTTATTGTGGACAATGAAAATGAAATAGAAGCCGAAAAAGCAGTTTTTCGATTCCCTATATCGCAAGCCGCTGATGAACGTGAACGCTTACAAGCTCCCAGCAATATTGAAGTTTTACGTGCGTTACAACATGACGCAGGTTATAGCAGTAAGAGTCTTCCTTTTATCGCCGGTGGTTTTGCTTTTGATTATCTGGAAACTTTTGAAAACCTGCCGGCAGTAGAAACCGCAGCCAACATTTATCCTGATTATCAATTTGTGGTCGCCGAGCACTTGTTAAAAGTGGATCATTTAAACGCCACCTCCACCCTAGAAATACTCGCAAATTCAGCAGAAGCACTCGAAAATGAATTGAGTACCTTGAGTGAAAAGATTGCACACAATATTTATGAAAATACTGCTTCCAACCCATCTACAAACGTCGATAATCCCGAGACGCTGAAGGTTACTGCCGATATATCCGATGCAGAGTTTCGTAAGCAAGTCGCTGCCTTACAAGAAGAGATTCGTCGTGGAGAGATCTACCAAGTAGTCCCAGCACGTACATTTAGTGCTTACTGTCCTGACTCTTTTGCTGCCTATCAAATGCTGCGTGCAAGCAATCCATCACCATATATGTTTTACCTGCGTGGGGTTATTAATGATCGCAACTATGAACTTATCGGAGCATCACCGGAATCTAATCTAAAATTCGATGCATCGACCCGAAAGATACAGCTTTATCCCATTGCTGGCACCCGTCCGCGTGGTTTAAATCCAGATGGCAGCGTTAATCATGAACTAGATATTCGTGCCGAGCTAGAAATGCGCACCAATACTAAAGAAATTGCCGAACATACCATGCTGGTTGATTTGGCCCGCAATGATCTTGCCCGCGTAGCTGTTCCCGCAACTCGGCGCGTCACCGATTTATTACAGGTAGACCGCTATTCGCGAGTAATGCACCTAGTATCGCGTGTTACTGCAACTCTACACAAAGATTTCGATGCTCTCGATGCTTATCGTGCATGTATGAATATGGGAACACTAACTGGCGCACCTAAATTGCGTGCAATGGAATTGTTACGTGGCGTCGAAAAGCATCGACGCGGTTCCTATGGTGGGGCAGTGGGATATTTAGCTGGTGATGGATCAATGGATACCTGCATTGTTATTCGATCTGCTTTTATTGTTGATCAAAAAGCGGTAGTACAAACCGGTGCGGGTGTGGTTCGGGATTCTCAACCACAAGCCGAAGCCGATGAGACCGTGCATAAAGCCTATGCAGTTCTGCACGCCCTAGCAACAGCACAAAATAAAACAGTTTCGGTGGTGCGATAA
- the trpA gene encoding tryptophan synthase subunit alpha, with the protein MTRYQELFARLTQSDEGAFVPFIMLGDPSEKDSLTIIETLIDAGADALEIGVPFSDPVADGPTIQRSHLRALAHGATVDSSLKLVRKIRERFPEIPIGMLIYGNIAFTRGLDNFYAAFAHAGADSILLPDVPVREAEPFVAAAKKAAIDPIFIAPARAGEETLAQVAAHSRGYIYAISRDGVTGTERASKTTGLSDVVDGIKRFDGAPILLGFGISQPEHVRDALAAGAAGAITGSAITSIIESHCQGEYPELSIISDMPALQKELSNYVRAMKAATKK; encoded by the coding sequence ATGACTCGCTACCAAGAACTTTTTGCTCGCCTCACACAATCCGATGAAGGCGCTTTCGTCCCCTTCATTATGCTCGGCGATCCCAGTGAAAAAGACAGCCTGACAATCATCGAAACGCTTATCGACGCCGGAGCCGATGCCTTAGAAATCGGTGTTCCATTCTCCGATCCGGTAGCTGATGGTCCAACTATTCAGCGCTCTCATTTACGTGCCTTAGCACATGGAGCTACCGTTGATAGCAGCCTAAAGTTAGTGCGAAAAATCCGCGAACGTTTTCCTGAGATCCCCATTGGCATGTTGATTTATGGCAATATCGCATTTACTCGCGGACTAGATAATTTTTATGCCGCGTTTGCTCACGCTGGTGCCGATAGCATTTTGCTACCCGATGTTCCGGTACGAGAGGCAGAACCTTTTGTTGCTGCTGCTAAAAAAGCTGCCATCGACCCTATTTTTATTGCACCGGCACGTGCAGGCGAGGAAACTTTAGCTCAGGTTGCGGCTCATTCACGTGGTTATATTTATGCTATTTCTCGTGATGGGGTAACTGGTACCGAGCGTGCTTCCAAGACAACAGGTTTAAGTGACGTGGTGGATGGTATCAAGCGTTTCGACGGCGCACCAATTCTGTTAGGTTTTGGTATTTCTCAACCAGAACATGTTCGTGATGCATTGGCTGCTGGTGCAGCTGGCGCTATTACTGGTTCAGCGATTACCTCAATTATCGAATCACACTGCCAAGGGGAGTACCCTGAGCTTTCAATAATTAGTGATATGCCAGCGCTTCAAAAAGAGTTAAGCAACTATGTACGCGCAATGAAGGCTGCAACCAAAAAATAA
- a CDS encoding DNA alkylation repair protein, with protein sequence MSEKLASIEKVLRPLANEANAAQMKAYLRNRYDFLGIKTPDRRKAVKELFRQWKNEPFDVNYVEASWQMPQREFHSVAIDYIRARKDLTTTHIPWLGSLVTRNSWWDSVDALAKPIGEIATKEQMLKWSQEENIWLRRVSIIHQLGFKQKTNTELLQAIITQNLDTKEFFINKAIGWALRDYARTNPQWVINFVEKYSDVLAPLSIREALRSLPSHQSPLSQ encoded by the coding sequence ATGAGCGAAAAACTAGCGAGTATAGAAAAAGTGCTACGACCTCTAGCCAATGAAGCAAATGCAGCACAAATGAAAGCCTATTTGCGCAATCGCTATGATTTTCTGGGCATTAAAACACCCGATCGTCGCAAAGCGGTGAAAGAACTTTTTCGTCAATGGAAAAATGAACCTTTCGACGTTAACTATGTAGAAGCTTCTTGGCAGATGCCACAGCGGGAGTTTCATAGTGTCGCTATCGACTATATTCGTGCCCGGAAAGATCTAACCACCACCCACATTCCATGGCTGGGTTCTCTTGTTACCCGCAATTCTTGGTGGGACAGTGTCGATGCCTTAGCCAAGCCAATAGGAGAGATTGCTACCAAAGAACAAATGCTTAAGTGGTCACAGGAAGAAAATATTTGGCTGCGTCGAGTAAGTATTATCCATCAGCTAGGTTTTAAGCAGAAAACTAATACTGAGTTACTTCAAGCCATTATTACCCAAAACCTTGACACCAAAGAATTCTTTATTAATAAAGCAATCGGTTGGGCATTACGGGATTATGCCCGAACCAATCCACAATGGGTAATTAATTTTGTTGAGAAATATAGTGATGTGTTAGCACCGCTAAGTATCCGAGAGGCCTTGCGATCACTTCCATCTCACCAATCTCCACTATCGCAATAG
- a CDS encoding AzlC family ABC transporter permease, producing the protein MVSRETSENYDAENEDTPPFLPLPGTPEQAIQFSQDECASFSAQQEIRYGLKETWAVGVGLVPLGLAFGLLLSQTGFAWWWAPIFSIIIYAGSTEYLALGLITGGLGPISAALTGFMVNFRHLFYGLTFPRQVLKNPLARGYSAYALTDESYAIASVSYSRPMTAVRLMTIQITCHTMWVLSGVAGALIGQVIPPDIHGMDFALTALFVVLAWEAFQINKDFSLPICAILFALGAVILAPAQMLMIALSAYFLFLVMRFRSPKVDRRLSWRRAEKPEQCSYGEGEK; encoded by the coding sequence ATGGTTTCACGTGAAACTAGCGAAAATTATGATGCTGAGAATGAGGACACTCCCCCATTTTTACCATTGCCAGGTACACCAGAACAGGCTATTCAGTTCAGTCAAGATGAGTGTGCTTCTTTTAGTGCTCAACAAGAAATTCGTTATGGCTTAAAAGAAACCTGGGCGGTTGGAGTTGGACTGGTTCCACTTGGCCTTGCTTTTGGTCTTTTATTGAGTCAAACCGGATTTGCTTGGTGGTGGGCACCCATTTTCTCAATCATTATTTATGCCGGTTCTACGGAGTACCTTGCTCTGGGCCTTATTACTGGTGGTTTAGGGCCAATTTCTGCGGCATTGACTGGTTTTATGGTGAACTTCCGGCATCTTTTTTATGGCTTAACCTTTCCCCGCCAGGTATTAAAAAACCCATTAGCTCGTGGATATTCTGCTTATGCGCTTACCGATGAAAGCTATGCTATTGCCTCGGTATCGTATTCACGGCCAATGACTGCAGTTCGGTTGATGACTATCCAAATCACGTGTCATACAATGTGGGTTTTATCAGGTGTTGCCGGAGCGCTTATTGGCCAGGTTATTCCACCAGATATCCATGGCATGGATTTTGCCCTTACTGCGTTATTTGTGGTTCTAGCTTGGGAAGCATTCCAAATTAATAAGGATTTTTCATTACCGATCTGTGCCATTCTTTTTGCCCTAGGGGCAGTTATTCTTGCGCCAGCGCAGATGCTCATGATCGCTTTGAGTGCTTATTTTCTTTTTCTTGTGATGCGTTTCCGGTCACCGAAGGTTGATCGTCGGTTAAGTTGGCGCAGGGCAGAAAAACCGGAACAGTGTAGTTATGGCGAGGGCGAAAAATAA
- the trpD gene encoding anthranilate phosphoribosyltransferase — MDSLTQTRFIRFLDNPTPTTEEVIEVFQPLAAGEYDPVHTAALLATIRTRGETKADLSGVAQAFLAVARPFPVTGQGIIDTAGTGGDGLNTINITTGASMIAAAAGQKVIKCGNRSVSSRSGSADVLEALGIPLTLDCDAAVRQLDNTHFTFLFAPAYHPAVAHVVPVRQALKVPTIFNTMGPILSPVRPEYQIMGIANPQLGQTIAEVFRDLGRRRALVIHGSGMDEIALHGATTIWELNEHGEISHFEITPESLGLNTYPLHELTGGSAAENAEMLRKTFAGHGTPAHRDALAASAGAIFYVHGRTDSIKEGVELALDLLSDGTVDQWLTAQEGALYNA; from the coding sequence ATGGACTCTTTAACTCAAACTCGTTTTATTCGCTTTTTAGATAATCCAACACCTACTACCGAAGAAGTTATCGAAGTTTTTCAACCATTGGCAGCAGGGGAATACGATCCAGTACATACCGCAGCACTACTTGCGACTATTCGAACTCGCGGTGAAACCAAAGCTGATCTCAGTGGAGTAGCCCAGGCCTTCTTAGCGGTAGCACGCCCTTTTCCGGTAACCGGACAGGGAATTATTGATACCGCTGGCACTGGGGGAGATGGGCTGAACACTATTAATATCACCACGGGTGCTTCAATGATTGCCGCCGCAGCAGGCCAAAAGGTTATTAAATGTGGCAATCGTTCAGTAAGTTCTCGTTCGGGTTCGGCCGATGTTTTAGAAGCGCTCGGCATTCCACTTACCTTGGACTGCGATGCCGCGGTGCGTCAGCTAGATAATACTCATTTCACTTTTCTTTTTGCTCCTGCCTACCACCCAGCAGTTGCACATGTAGTACCTGTACGACAAGCATTGAAGGTTCCCACAATTTTTAACACCATGGGCCCGATTCTTTCGCCGGTGCGCCCAGAGTATCAGATCATGGGGATTGCTAATCCTCAACTAGGACAAACTATTGCGGAGGTATTTCGCGATTTGGGTCGTCGTCGTGCACTAGTGATCCATGGTTCTGGGATGGATGAAATTGCTTTGCATGGTGCCACTACAATATGGGAACTCAATGAGCACGGCGAGATCAGCCACTTTGAGATCACCCCGGAATCACTCGGACTGAACACCTATCCGCTTCATGAGCTCACCGGTGGTAGCGCTGCCGAAAATGCCGAAATGTTACGAAAAACTTTCGCCGGACATGGTACACCCGCACATCGGGACGCCCTTGCAGCCTCAGCAGGTGCCATCTTTTATGTTCATGGTCGCACTGATTCAATAAAAGAAGGTGTTGAGCTTGCTCTCGATTTACTTAGCGACGGCACCGTCGACCAATGGTTAACCGCCCAGGAAGGAGCACTATATAATGCATAA
- a CDS encoding branched-chain amino acid transporter permease, which yields MIGAEYGLPEGVSLIGTLAVLIPISVVTFLLRWLPFSVVKTLKGSPFMGLLSKTMPVGVMTVLVVYCLYNARTLPGNIPVALLATAVTLALHMWRRDSALSIIGGTVFYMLMVNIVFA from the coding sequence ATGATTGGTGCGGAATATGGACTTCCTGAAGGCGTGAGTTTAATTGGTACTCTCGCCGTGCTTATTCCTATTAGTGTGGTTACTTTTTTGCTACGTTGGCTTCCTTTTAGTGTGGTAAAAACCTTAAAAGGTAGCCCGTTTATGGGTCTGCTTTCGAAAACTATGCCTGTGGGGGTAATGACCGTATTGGTTGTTTATTGTTTGTATAACGCGCGCACCCTACCGGGAAATATACCAGTGGCACTTCTTGCTACAGCGGTAACTCTGGCCTTACACATGTGGCGACGTGACTCTGCCCTATCAATTATCGGCGGCACAGTGTTCTATATGCTTATGGTCAATATTGTTTTCGCTTGA
- the trpCF gene encoding bifunctional indole-3-glycerol-phosphate synthase TrpC/phosphoribosylanthranilate isomerase TrpF: MHKLPTVLEEIVSSRRQHLAEIQQRIAHVDRAQLPASTRSLYQNLRANNKPHFIMECKSASPSLGLIRKHYQPGDIARIYSQYAAGISVLCEPERFGGDYDHLATVASSTHLPVLCKDFIIDDIQIYAARYFGADAILLMLSVLDDATYTRLATLAHSLGLDILTEVINKKEVERAIALGATIVGINHRNLHDLSIDLSRSGELAQLLPKETVVIAESGIRDNATVRALSGYVDGFLVGSQLTSQPDIDRAVRKLIYGTTKICGLTSDSAAQVARAVGAIYGGLIFEEASPRNVSRETSQKIIAAEPGLDYVAVSRRTKNWHELIQPGIVAIQVHAPYQGSLEKEQALITQVRSEVDTEVELWRALSFDSFHDPAIIASSLLDSVDKLVLDNGAGGTGKSFNWSHIPADLAPHILLAGGIGIDNIDAALAIGAAGVDINSGVEYPNQPGYKDAGAIHRLFSHIRRFHK; encoded by the coding sequence ATGCATAAACTTCCCACTGTTTTAGAAGAAATTGTTTCTTCTCGTCGCCAACATCTTGCTGAGATTCAGCAACGAATTGCCCATGTTGATCGTGCACAACTACCAGCATCAACACGTTCCCTGTATCAAAATCTCCGCGCCAACAATAAGCCACACTTCATTATGGAGTGTAAATCGGCTTCACCATCGCTTGGGTTAATCCGTAAGCACTATCAGCCCGGTGATATTGCGCGTATTTATTCACAGTATGCGGCAGGCATTTCAGTTCTTTGCGAACCAGAGCGTTTCGGTGGAGATTATGATCATCTAGCCACGGTGGCTAGTTCTACGCATCTTCCGGTATTGTGTAAAGACTTTATTATCGACGATATTCAGATTTATGCAGCTCGGTATTTTGGCGCCGACGCCATTTTACTTATGCTCAGTGTGCTTGATGATGCTACCTATACGCGTCTTGCCACCCTTGCGCATTCACTAGGATTAGATATCCTCACCGAAGTTATTAACAAGAAGGAAGTGGAAAGAGCAATTGCTCTTGGCGCAACAATTGTCGGAATTAATCATCGCAATCTGCACGATCTTAGTATTGATCTTTCTCGCTCAGGTGAGCTTGCCCAACTGCTACCCAAAGAGACAGTAGTTATTGCCGAATCAGGTATTCGTGATAACGCAACTGTGCGAGCACTGTCCGGATATGTTGATGGTTTTTTAGTAGGTTCCCAATTAACCAGTCAGCCCGATATTGATCGCGCTGTTCGCAAATTGATCTACGGTACCACTAAAATCTGTGGACTTACCTCCGACTCGGCCGCCCAAGTCGCTCGTGCAGTAGGCGCGATCTATGGCGGTCTCATTTTTGAGGAAGCATCTCCTCGCAATGTTTCACGTGAAACATCGCAAAAAATCATCGCCGCGGAACCTGGACTCGACTACGTAGCAGTGAGTCGTCGCACTAAAAATTGGCATGAACTTATCCAGCCCGGCATTGTTGCTATTCAAGTCCATGCCCCTTATCAAGGCAGTCTAGAAAAAGAACAAGCACTTATCACACAGGTACGTTCCGAGGTAGATACAGAAGTGGAACTATGGCGCGCATTATCTTTTGACAGCTTTCATGATCCTGCCATAATCGCCAGCAGCCTGCTTGATAGCGTCGATAAGCTCGTGCTCGATAATGGTGCCGGCGGGACAGGAAAGAGCTTCAATTGGTCACACATTCCGGCAGATCTAGCCCCACATATTCTACTTGCCGGCGGTATTGGTATTGACAATATTGATGCCGCACTCGCCATTGGAGCTGCCGGAGTAGATATTAATTCTGGCGTAGAGTACCCCAATCAACCCGGTTATAAAGATGCCGGTGCCATTCACCGTCTCTTTTCTCACATAAGACGCTTCCACAAGTAA
- a CDS encoding anthranilate synthase component II, translating into MSRNDIHVVLIDNRDSFVYNLVDAFAVAGYRCTVFRNNVTVTKVLEAQPSLICLSPGPGHPQDAGYMMEIINATIGRIPLLGICLGFQALLEHFGGTVEPCGPVHGTTDIMRLTTAGCTSPIFTDLRIDANPENNFRGNQVPIARYHSLGCTSSPSEFIDLAYCDSEIGEVVMAAELDREKIPTISDGIDAVDAIAGAIGLQFHPESVLSPTGPIILDRCIDQLLSTISSKG; encoded by the coding sequence ATGTCTCGCAATGATATTCATGTAGTGCTTATTGATAACCGTGATTCCTTTGTATACAACTTAGTTGATGCTTTTGCCGTCGCCGGCTACCGTTGTACCGTCTTTCGCAACAATGTCACAGTGACAAAAGTATTGGAAGCCCAACCTAGCCTCATTTGTCTCTCTCCAGGACCCGGCCATCCTCAAGATGCCGGTTATATGATGGAAATTATTAACGCAACCATCGGTCGTATTCCCTTGCTTGGAATCTGCCTCGGCTTCCAGGCATTACTCGAACACTTCGGTGGCACTGTCGAACCCTGCGGACCAGTACATGGCACAACCGATATTATGCGATTAACTACCGCCGGATGCACTTCACCCATCTTTACTGATTTGCGTATCGACGCTAACCCGGAAAACAATTTTCGTGGCAACCAAGTTCCTATTGCTCGGTACCATTCACTGGGATGTACCAGTTCTCCTTCAGAGTTTATTGATCTTGCCTATTGCGATTCTGAAATAGGAGAGGTGGTCATGGCAGCCGAACTAGACCGAGAAAAAATACCTACTATAAGTGATGGTATTGATGCTGTGGATGCCATTGCTGGTGCTATTGGATTGCAATTTCACCCAGAATCAGTACTTTCACCGACCGGACCAATTATTCTCGACCGCTGTATTGACCAACTATTATCCACCATATCCAGCAAAGGCTGA
- the trpB gene encoding tryptophan synthase subunit beta — protein MTQSQSKTLLPAYFGEFGGQFVPESLIPALDQLEQAFVDAQNDPSFHEELAGYLHDYLGRPTPLTECSNLPLDGQGRGYARIFLKREDLVHGGAHKTNQVIGQVLLAKRMGKKRIIAETGAGQHGTATALACALLNLECVIYMGVKDVERQQPNVYRMQLMGATVVPVDSGSGTLKDAVNEALRDWTATFHESHYLLGTAAGPHPFPTIVKEFHRIISTEAKAQLQERIGGLPDVVVACVGGGSNAIGIFADFIDEPSVELIGAEPGGAGLDSGQHGATINNGTVGILHGARSYLMRTSDGQVEESYSISAGLDYPGVGPEHAHLAATGRARYVAITDAEALAAFQLLNRKEGILPALESSHAFAYALKRAALAEENKEHITIVVSLSGRGDKDVDHVRATLDNDPTLILKD, from the coding sequence ATGACTCAGTCACAGTCTAAAACCTTATTGCCCGCTTACTTTGGCGAGTTTGGCGGTCAGTTTGTTCCCGAATCACTCATACCCGCACTCGATCAACTTGAGCAAGCCTTTGTTGATGCACAAAACGATCCCAGTTTCCACGAAGAACTTGCCGGTTACCTTCATGATTATCTTGGTCGTCCCACACCGCTCACCGAGTGTTCCAACCTACCACTCGACGGACAGGGGAGGGGATATGCACGTATCTTTTTGAAACGAGAAGATCTAGTTCACGGTGGAGCACACAAAACCAACCAGGTTATTGGCCAAGTGCTACTTGCAAAACGAATGGGTAAAAAACGGATTATCGCCGAAACCGGAGCTGGCCAACACGGCACCGCAACCGCACTTGCTTGCGCGCTACTTAATTTAGAATGTGTCATTTATATGGGCGTGAAAGATGTAGAACGCCAGCAACCCAACGTTTATCGCATGCAACTCATGGGCGCAACAGTTGTGCCGGTAGATTCTGGTTCTGGCACTCTTAAAGATGCCGTGAATGAGGCACTGCGTGATTGGACTGCTACCTTCCACGAGTCCCATTATCTATTGGGTACTGCAGCCGGACCGCATCCTTTCCCAACCATCGTTAAAGAGTTTCATCGCATTATTTCTACTGAAGCAAAAGCACAATTACAAGAACGTATCGGTGGGCTTCCCGATGTAGTCGTTGCCTGTGTTGGTGGCGGATCAAATGCAATTGGTATTTTTGCCGACTTTATCGACGAGCCAAGCGTAGAACTTATTGGCGCCGAACCCGGCGGCGCTGGTTTAGATTCCGGTCAACACGGCGCAACCATCAATAATGGCACAGTAGGTATTCTTCATGGCGCGCGCAGTTATCTTATGCGCACCAGCGATGGACAGGTTGAGGAAAGCTATTCTATTTCTGCCGGTTTGGATTATCCCGGTGTTGGTCCCGAACATGCCCATCTTGCCGCTACCGGCCGAGCACGTTATGTGGCGATCACCGATGCTGAGGCACTCGCTGCCTTCCAACTACTTAACCGCAAAGAAGGAATTCTGCCGGCTTTGGAATCTTCACACGCATTTGCGTATGCCCTCAAACGTGCTGCGCTCGCCGAGGAAAACAAGGAGCACATCACCATTGTGGTTTCGCTTTCTGGTCGCGGCGATAAAGATGTCGATCATGTGCGTGCCACGCTCGATAACGACCCAACACTGATTCTCAAGGATTAA